The Flavobacterium johnsoniae UW101 genomic interval CTGATATTGTTACGGTCCAGCCAGGGCACCATGACTTCTTCTGGAGGCGTGGAAAGAACAATAACCTCAATATTTTTGAGACGTTCGATCTGCCCCATGCGTTTGAGAAACTCCAGCCCGTTTACTGCCGGCATGTTATAATCTAAAAAAATAATATCTGGCAGCTGTTCGGTTGTTTCTAGTTCTTTGCGTGCTTTGACCGGATTTTCTGAAGTAAGGCATACAGCCTCTTTATTTACCGCCTGTACCGCTTCCACAAAAAACTGTGTATCGTCTTGGTCATCGTCAATCAAAAGTATATTTCTATAGGACATATTTCTTTTTTTAAGAGCAGTCAAACTGCAATAGGTTTACAAATATAATCATATGATCAAAGAGCAGCATACACGATTATAAATTCAAATTTATATTATTCTATTTACATTTGAGTTAAATCGCTGCATTTATGAAACCTTATTACTTAATTTTAACTTAGTTGGTCAGCTTTAGCTGACAGAATTAAATACTCTTTTATTTAAAGAAACATCTAGTCCCAGCAAGTGTTACAATAAAATAGAAAAGTGAGAATATTTTAATTTATCGTATTTTTATAACCTATCTTGTTTTTAAACAAAATATATACAAAACATCAGACTTAGATAAGAAAGTAAAAACAATAAAAGTAAAAAATAACTATGCAGAACATAGAGAACAAAACAGCGTATATAACCGGAGGGGCAAAAGGCATCGGTTTTGGTATTGCAGAAGCTTTAGTAAAAAACGGAGTAAAAGTAGCTATTTCAGGAAGGGATACCGATGCACTTGAAAAGGCGCAGCAGGCATTAG includes:
- a CDS encoding response regulator, which codes for MSYRNILLIDDDQDDTQFFVEAVQAVNKEAVCLTSENPVKARKELETTEQLPDIIFLDYNMPAVNGLEFLKRMGQIERLKNIEVIVLSTPPEEVMVPWLDRNNIRVKYISKPVHMEELQEILKELFY